The Arvicola amphibius chromosome 11, mArvAmp1.2, whole genome shotgun sequence genome has a segment encoding these proteins:
- the Fam205a gene encoding protein FAM205A — translation MLSPACALWDVGYPLCTYSSIFIIVLIAWQIRRSYQGLRLEPKKSCCRRHRKVRQRARDAASRARRLSREEAEKPWELLTIMKSQSWLPKEERVRQLLCVDPCCQICDAATLEIQQLLESKQSQISPALLGLPQGSSCLEMLPIPSASLEQSVELRSRPSTHLSLASETSTLAQLTDHSAQLTNAAGVQQCYEDHLQLEQKFHLADMPMVPETMVPSRFEDPVVLMIEKKLTPNKPEVDQESQDHHHLNSSVSLLSLDPEITNLTHTMSLDMDTVLSSHMPFLSPQVCRLLEIHVKKWIHFQKWGLPRRVEESFRQFMPDPTLFCQFRKTPFSSCLSSGSELTMNRAGTMSHHPRSLCWADQPTQTCWVSEWSVVSLKQRKHWHQIHAFLPSREAEHLSGFYPPSKAQANDSGSNFQSEYYSQLFCGLPSLHSESLDAPSLSSHGGSENKTVSKPSSGDPQPTRELSLPFLPQTPRQSAPPFFSSSPNVKTSHEHKGAPMDVPVLTLAECEALECHLLERQDKLRWGLPAVVLRNQDTRSHVLCKARGKTKTVKTTWPFWNCTRESSFPEHARRLLEFHLQKQLIHLRWGLPQRIQRSIHLVLSSPGQQPRCCSNGALPNVSILQPGDPEADGSGDTFAVAVDRGSVPTPHLFGQAKAMLKTHVDSKCGQIHQGKVPACVQSSWECRIPRSLSVGASFSNIPASQHLELQAKNNPDLQHRAVSQEPEPAALDQEKQALSGALIEHCKRPQALSEETIKKLETTLQHKYLAFLSGLPSLYCVALSRPSSPAVTSKPRPTERMSRAVKSPPETLPHTTSLQGSLEPCPWDDKEASADIAGQVQSDVQVAGRTEKRPPESPNLLNTHILARLNFHLKKKVLAMQFGISSKEREYKELAIADLESESIREFLRSLSIPESTALPQLPSSGDSPPDPDANRVHRGKQPATAGQAMCPHGSAQWGSKASQLGNMTKAQVHCVQLETSGEKPNLEKTFSTEPQNPGKSKYSAHGSMLTEKSHESGKPKAVGNLEEGDAGLGLPWTSGKTHHDGDEEPEKRPPPETPQGSSEQRPSSHLEEPCSPSPRNLSELEFPDPPPEFLMETDTAQNMQDSLTKVDAILEPARIAKVTQPVASKTSQGLPFPRPPTQGKPFKGQAWQDHISQRRVMPASPHASPSLPEAGLKNKMKSFLHSMSPKIKDKTHMESTVSTPGKVSKPSKENVDKGLPQAKSPTKKTKTENSRGPKAQSASSERSVIASFLTAPHILDSKLGPRSRQHGSVSVPGQPRHCPRHCPRLARATQQGNPPRSQGSAQKCSSGKGELPV, via the exons ATGTTGAGCCCTGCGTGTGCTCTGTGGGACGTCGGGTATCCTTTATGTACCTATAGCTCCATCTTCATCATTGTCCTAATTGCCTGGCAAATAAGGCGGAGTTACCAGGGATTGAGGTTGGAACCTAAAAAGAGCTGCTGCCGG cgTCACCGAAAAGTCAGGCAGAGGGCTAGAGATGCAGCATCAAGAG CCAGGAGACTTTCCCGAGAAGAAGCTGAGAAGCCGTGGGAGCTGCTGACTATCATGAAAAG CCAAAGCTGGCTCCCCAAGGAGGAGCGTGTGCGGCAGCTCCTGTGTGTAGATCCCTGCTGCCAAATCTGTGATGCTGCAACTCTAGAGATTCAGCAGTTGCTGGAGAGCAAGCAAAGTCAGATCTCCCCTGCTTTGTTGGGACTGCCACAGGGCTCTTCTTGCCTGGAGATGTTGCCCATACCCAGTGCATCTTTGGAGCAGAGCGTGGAGCTTCGTTCCAGACCCTCCACACATCTTTCACTAGCATCTGAAACTTCAACACTAGCACAGCTAACAGATCACTCAGCACAGTTGACCAATGCAGCCGGTGTCCAACAGTGCTATGAGGATCACCTCCAGCTAGAGCAGAAATTTCACCTGGCAGACATGCCCATGGTTCCAGAGACTATGGTTCCTTCGAGGTTTGAGGATCCTGTGGTTTTAATGATTGAGAAAAAATTAACGCCAAACAAACCAGAGGTTGACCAGGAGAGCCAAGACCACCATCACTTGAATTCCTCCGTGTCTTTACTATCCCTGGACCCAGAGATCACTAACTTGACCCATACTATGTCATTGGATATGGACACGGTACTGTCTTCCCACATGCCATTTCTTAGTCCTCAAGTCTGCAGGCTTCTTGAAATACATGTAAAGAAATGGATACATTTCCAGAAGTGGGGCCTCCCCAGACGCGTGGAGGAGTCCTTTAGGCAGTTTATGCCAGACCCGACGTTATTTTGTCAATTTAGAAagactcctttctcttcctgtctgagCAGTGGTTCTGAGCTCACGATGAACAGAGCGGGGACCATGTCCCACCACCCCAGAAGCTTGTGCTGGGCAGACCAGCCCACCCAGACCTGCTGGGTTTCTGAATGGTCTGTTGTAAGCCTGAAGCAAAGGAAGCACTGGCACCAGATCCACGCTTTCTTGCCCTCTCGTGAAGCTGAACACCTAAGTGGCTTCTACCCACCCTCCAAGGCACAAGCTAATGACTCAGGGAGCAATTTTCAGAGTGAATATTATAGCCAGTTATTCTGTGGCCTTCCATCTCTTCACAGTGAGTCCCTGGATGCCCCTTCCTTGAGCTCTCATGGTGGTTCCGAGAACAAGACTGTGTCCAAGCCCTCCTCCGGGGATCCTCAGCCCACAAGGGAGCTCTCACTCCCCTTCTTGCCCCAAACTCCACGTCAGTCagcccctccctttttctcttcttctccaaaTGTCAAGACTTCCCATGAGCATAAAGGAGCACCGATGGATGTCCCAGTTCTGACTCTGGCTGAGTGTGAAGCATTGGAATGCCACCTCCTAGAGAGGCAAGACAAGCTTCGGTGGGGCCTGCCGGCAGTCGTCCTGAGAAATCAGGACACCCGGAGTCACGTGCTGTGTAAAGCACGTGGTAAAACTAAGACTGTAAAAACCACCTGGCCCTTCTGGAACTGCACCAGGGAATCTTCCTTCCCAGAGCATGCACGCAGGCTGCTGGAATTCCACCTCCAGAAGCAGCTGATTCACCTGCGCTGGGGCCTGCCCCAGAGGATCCAACGCTCCATTCACTtggtcctctcctctcctggccAGCAGCCCCGGTGCTGCAGCAATGGGGCACTACCCAATGTGAGCATCCTGCAGCCAGGCGACCCAGAGGCCGATGGATCCGGTGACACGTTTGCGGTTGCAGTGGACAGAGGGTCAGTTCCCACGCCTCACTTGTTTGGCCAGGCAAAGGCAATGTTGAAGACCCACGTTGATTCCAAATGTGGACAGATCCACCAGGGCAAGGTCCCTGCCTGTGTCCAAAGCTCCTGGGAATGCAGAATTCCCAGGAGCTTGTCAGTAGGGGCTTCCTTCTCAAACATTCCAGCAAGCCAGCACCTGGAGCTACAGGCAAAAAATAACCCTGACCTACAGCACAGAGCTGTTTCTCAGGAACCAGAACCAGCAGCCCTCGACCAGGAGAAACAGGCCTTGTCAGGGGCTCTCATTGAACACTGTAAGCGGCCCCAAGCCCTATCTGAGGAAACCATTAAGAAACTGGAGACAACGTTGCAACATAAGTATCTGGCCTTCCTGTCAGGCCTGCCTTCCCTTTACTGCGTGGCTCTCTCTAGACCCTCATCCCCAGCAGTCACTAGCAAACCTAGACCCACAGAGAGAATGTCCAGGGCAGTCAAAAGCCCACCAGAAACTCTGCCTCACACAACCTCCCTCCAAGGTTCACTTGAGCCATGTCCTTGGGATGACAAGGAGGCTTCTGCGGACATTGCAGGACAGGTCCAGTCTGACGTGCAAGtggcaggaaggacagagaagaggccTCCAGAGAGCCCCAACTTGCTAAACACACATATCTTGGCGAGACTGAATTTCCACCTGAAAAAGAAAGTCCTAGCAATGCAATTTGGAATTTCCTCaaaggagagagaatataaagAGCTGGCCATAGCTGACCTAGAGAGTGAATCTATACGGGAGTTTCTTAGGAGTCTCAGCATCCCAGAAAGCACAGCGCTACCACAGCTGCCCAGCTCAGGGGACTCTCCTCCAGACCCAGATGCAAACAGGGTCCACCGTGGtaaacagccagccactgcaGGGCAGGCCATGTGCCCCCATGGTTCTGCCCAGTGGGGCTCCAAGGCCTCACAACTCGGGAATATGACCAAGGCCCAAGTGCACTGTGTTCAGCTGGAGACCAGTGGGGAAAAACCCAACCTAGAGAAAACCTTTAGCACTGAGCCTCAAAACCCAGGCAAGAGCAAGTACTCAGCCCATGGCTCCATGCTGACAGAAAAGAGCCACGAGTCAGGGAAACCCAAGGCAGTGGGGAACCTTGAAGAAGGGGATGCAGGTCTTGGGCTTCCCTGGACCAGTGGGAAGACACACCATGATGGAGATGaggagccagaaaagaggccTCCCCCTGAGACACCCCAAGGCTCCTCAGAGCAGAGGCCTAGCTCTCATCTTGAGGAACCCTGTTCGCCCAGCCCCCGGAATCTCTCTGAGCTTGAGTTCCCAGATCCACCTCCAGAATTCCTTATGGAGACAGACACTGCACAGAACATGCAAGACAGTCTGACCAAGGTCGATGCCATCCTGGAACCTGCAAGGATTGCCAAGGTCACCCAGCCTGTGGCCTCTAAGACTTCCCAGGGTCTGCCTTTCCCACGCCCACCAACTCAGGGAAAACCTTTTAAGGGCCAAGCTTGGCAAGACCACATTTCACAGAGGCGGGTGATGCCAGCCTCTCCTCATGCTAGCCCCAGCCTTCCAGAGGCTGGCttgaaaaataagatgaaatccTTTCTTCACTCTATGAGCCCCAAGATAAAAGACAAAACCCACATGGAATCCACGGTCTCTACACCCGGGAAAGTATCCAAACCTAGTAAAGAAAATGTTGACAAGGGTCTGCCTCAAGCCAAAAGTCCcaccaagaaaactaagacaGAGAACAGCAGGGGGCCCAAGGCCCAATCTGCGTCCTCTGAGAGGTCAGTGATCGCATCGTTTTTAACTGCTCCCCACATTCTAGACAGTAAGCTCGGGCCACGCTCTCGACAGCATGGCTCTGTCTCAGTACCAGGCCAGCCCCGGCACTGTCCTCGACACTGCCCTAGATTGGCTCGTGCCACCCAACAAGGAAACCCACCTAGGTCCCAAGGTTCAGCTCAGAAATGTTCATCTGGTAAAGGAGAACTCCCAGTGTGA